The following are from one region of the Bradyrhizobium septentrionale genome:
- a CDS encoding Bug family tripartite tricarboxylate transporter substrate binding protein, with translation MIMGLRRCWCLAAAAAAVLVAISETALAQTYPTRNITLVLPFAAGSGTDTTTRLISKELGVALGVGMVIDNRAGANGSIAANYVARSAPDGYTLFVTTNTTHSANPYLLKTMNYDPIKDFTPIARTGDLPFMLVIHPDIPANSVAELIALAKKEPGKYTYASGSSSASVSGATFARLAGIDLLHVPYKSSPPALTDVIAGRISMMFIDVPTGLPHVNAKALKPLAVTTKRKSALLPDLPTMDDTVKGFDITSWQGYLGPANLPKDVVVKLNAEIRKIVERPDIKNQLAERGMEAFSGTPEEFEAFLKEQLVLWEKLIADAGIEKQ, from the coding sequence ATGATCATGGGATTGAGACGATGCTGGTGCCTGGCGGCCGCAGCCGCCGCCGTGCTCGTGGCGATATCCGAGACGGCACTTGCCCAGACCTACCCGACCCGCAACATCACGCTGGTGCTGCCGTTCGCGGCCGGCAGCGGCACCGACACCACGACGCGGCTGATTTCCAAGGAGCTCGGGGTTGCGCTTGGGGTCGGCATGGTGATCGACAACCGGGCCGGCGCCAACGGCTCGATCGCGGCGAACTATGTCGCCCGCTCCGCCCCCGACGGCTACACGCTATTCGTCACCACCAATACGACGCACTCGGCCAATCCGTATCTGCTGAAAACCATGAACTACGATCCGATCAAGGATTTCACGCCGATCGCGCGCACCGGCGACCTGCCCTTCATGCTGGTCATCCACCCTGACATCCCGGCGAATTCGGTCGCCGAGCTGATCGCGCTCGCCAAGAAGGAGCCGGGCAAATACACCTATGCCAGCGGCTCGTCGTCGGCGAGCGTCTCCGGCGCGACCTTCGCCCGCCTCGCCGGCATCGACCTGTTGCATGTGCCCTACAAGAGCTCGCCGCCGGCACTGACCGACGTCATCGCCGGCCGCATCTCGATGATGTTCATCGACGTCCCGACCGGGCTGCCGCACGTCAACGCCAAGGCGCTGAAGCCGCTCGCCGTCACCACCAAGCGGAAGTCGGCGCTGCTGCCGGACCTGCCCACGATGGACGACACCGTGAAGGGCTTCGATATCACCTCGTGGCAGGGCTATCTCGGCCCCGCCAACCTGCCGAAGGATGTCGTCGTCAAATTGAATGCGGAGATCCGCAAGATCGTCGAGCGGCCTGATATCAAGAACCAGCTCGCCGAGCGCGGCATGGAGGCATTCTCCGGCACGCCCGAGGAGTTCGAGGCGTTCCTCAAAGAGCAGCTGGTGCTGTGGGAGAAGCTGATCGCCGACGCCGGGATCGAGAAGCAGTAG
- a CDS encoding methyl-accepting chemotaxis protein, with product MKLSNMKITPKLGILVGVALIGLCTAGILAINLMQREMTNARIDQAKAMVEMAKNMAAGLKKDVDAGKMTKEAALAEFGKRANTMTYDNGAGYLFGTDYNGITVLAPDPKQVGTNRMDVVTNGRKLSQELMDGVKSKGEILLFYEYVKPGQETPIRKVGYAVAVPGFDMYLGTGAYLEDIDAKMRPIAWLLGLAILGIGIISGSVAWLIGRSISRPLNLLGSRMRDIADGKLDGDIPGVGRGDEVGGMAATVQIFKDNAVRIRGLEQAEAETQARATTERRSAMENIASDFERSVNGIVRTVASAAAGMQTTAQSMTATASDASARAATVGAASDSASNNVGTVAAAAEELSSSVAEISRQVARSSEVASQAVADAERTNATVQALSTGAEKIGEVVKLIHSIAAQTNLLALNATIEAARAGESGRGFAVVASEVKALANQTAKATEEISAQVAAMQASTGEAVTSIGGITATIAQMSEITASISTAIDQQGDATREIARNIQQVAAGSSEISAHIGGVTTAAAATGTAAGDVLSNARELDTQSGMLRNAVDEFLQKVRAA from the coding sequence GTGAAGCTGTCAAACATGAAGATCACCCCCAAGCTCGGCATTCTGGTGGGGGTGGCCCTGATCGGCCTGTGCACTGCCGGCATCCTCGCGATCAATCTGATGCAGCGTGAGATGACGAATGCGCGCATCGACCAGGCCAAGGCGATGGTCGAGATGGCGAAGAACATGGCGGCGGGCCTGAAGAAGGATGTCGATGCCGGCAAGATGACCAAGGAGGCGGCACTCGCCGAGTTCGGCAAGCGCGCCAACACCATGACCTATGACAACGGCGCCGGTTACCTGTTCGGCACCGACTACAACGGCATCACGGTGCTGGCGCCAGATCCGAAGCAGGTCGGAACCAACCGCATGGACGTCGTGACCAACGGCCGCAAGCTCTCGCAGGAATTGATGGACGGCGTGAAGTCGAAGGGCGAGATCCTGCTGTTCTATGAATATGTGAAGCCCGGCCAGGAGACCCCGATCCGCAAGGTCGGCTATGCCGTCGCGGTCCCTGGCTTCGATATGTATCTCGGCACCGGCGCCTATCTCGAGGATATCGACGCCAAGATGCGGCCGATCGCGTGGCTGCTCGGCCTTGCGATCCTCGGCATCGGCATCATTTCCGGTTCGGTCGCCTGGCTGATCGGCCGCAGCATCTCCCGGCCGCTCAATTTGCTCGGCAGCCGCATGCGCGACATTGCCGACGGCAAGCTCGACGGCGACATCCCCGGCGTCGGCCGCGGCGACGAGGTCGGCGGCATGGCCGCGACGGTGCAGATCTTCAAGGACAATGCGGTTCGTATCCGCGGTCTCGAACAGGCCGAGGCCGAGACCCAGGCGCGCGCCACCACCGAGCGACGCTCGGCGATGGAGAACATTGCCAGCGATTTCGAGCGCAGCGTCAACGGCATCGTCCGGACGGTGGCCTCCGCCGCCGCCGGCATGCAGACCACGGCGCAGTCGATGACCGCGACCGCCAGCGACGCCAGCGCGCGCGCCGCGACCGTCGGCGCGGCATCCGACTCTGCCTCGAACAATGTCGGCACTGTCGCAGCCGCGGCCGAGGAGCTCTCCAGCTCGGTTGCCGAGATCTCCCGCCAGGTGGCGCGCTCCAGCGAGGTCGCAAGCCAGGCGGTGGCCGATGCCGAGCGCACCAATGCCACCGTGCAGGCGCTCTCCACCGGCGCCGAGAAGATCGGCGAGGTGGTCAAGCTGATCCACTCGATCGCCGCCCAGACCAATCTGCTCGCGCTCAACGCCACCATCGAGGCGGCGCGCGCCGGCGAATCCGGCCGCGGTTTCGCGGTGGTCGCCTCCGAGGTGAAGGCGCTGGCAAACCAGACCGCGAAGGCGACCGAGGAGATCTCGGCGCAGGTCGCCGCGATGCAGGCCTCGACCGGCGAGGCGGTGACCTCGATCGGCGGCATCACCGCGACCATCGCGCAGATGAGCGAGATCACGGCCTCGATCTCGACCGCGATCGACCAGCAGGGCGACGCGACGCGCGAAATCGCCCGCAACATCCAGCAGGTCGCGGCCGGCTCGAGCGAGATCTCCGCCCATATCGGCGGCGTCACCACCGCAGCCGCCGCCACCGGCACCGCGGCGGGCGACGTGCTGTCGAATGCGCGCGAGCTCGACACCCAGTCCGGCATGCTGCGCAACGCGGTCGACGAGTTCCTGCAGAAGGTCCGTGCGGCGTAA
- a CDS encoding C-terminal binding protein: MSKFRVLTPKGASFTVAGGGYDYEREALDPIGAEIVEAPANEAEFIAAARTADAIYAKGMPITKAVIDALENCKVITLGSVGVDSVDVKAATARGIPVTNIPDTFIEEVADHAMMLLLAGFRRLIEQDKMVRSGRWPEGRPALLKIPRLMGQTLGFISFGRVARAVAKRAAPFGLRMMAYDPFIQETLMYDHGVIPSTLSEVLSQSDFVSMHAPARPEVHHMLTEKHFRQMKKSAIFINTGRGATVDEESLVKALQEGWIAHAALDVLEKEPPSHNNPMLGMDNVTLTAHVASASARFDEARKRRVGYELSLVLQGMWPVSCVNPSVLQNTALRRWQPVSMDRGPNS; the protein is encoded by the coding sequence ATGTCGAAATTCAGGGTGCTGACGCCGAAGGGCGCGAGCTTCACGGTCGCCGGCGGCGGCTACGATTACGAGCGCGAGGCGCTCGATCCGATCGGCGCCGAGATCGTGGAGGCGCCGGCCAACGAGGCCGAATTCATCGCCGCGGCACGGACCGCGGACGCGATCTACGCCAAGGGCATGCCGATCACCAAGGCAGTGATCGATGCGCTGGAGAACTGCAAGGTGATCACGCTCGGCAGCGTCGGCGTCGACTCGGTCGACGTCAAGGCCGCGACCGCGCGCGGCATCCCCGTCACCAACATCCCCGACACCTTCATCGAGGAGGTTGCCGACCACGCCATGATGCTGTTGCTCGCTGGCTTCCGCCGCCTGATCGAGCAGGACAAGATGGTGCGCAGCGGCCGCTGGCCCGAGGGCCGCCCGGCGCTGTTGAAGATTCCGCGGCTGATGGGCCAGACGCTGGGCTTCATCTCGTTCGGCCGGGTCGCCCGCGCCGTCGCCAAGCGCGCCGCGCCGTTCGGCCTCAGGATGATGGCCTACGATCCCTTCATCCAGGAAACGCTGATGTACGACCACGGCGTGATCCCCTCGACACTGTCGGAGGTGCTGTCGCAGTCGGATTTCGTCTCGATGCACGCCCCGGCGCGGCCCGAAGTGCACCACATGCTGACCGAGAAGCATTTTCGCCAGATGAAAAAATCGGCGATCTTCATCAATACCGGCCGCGGCGCCACCGTCGACGAGGAATCGCTGGTCAAGGCGCTGCAGGAGGGCTGGATCGCCCACGCCGCGCTCGACGTGCTCGAGAAGGAGCCACCGTCACACAACAATCCGATGCTCGGGATGGACAATGTTACCTTGACCGCCCATGTCGCCTCGGCATCGGCACGTTTTGACGAGGCGCGCAAGCGCCGGGTGGGCTACGAATTGTCACTAGTGCTCCAAGGCATGTGGCCGGTAAGCTGCGTCAACCCGTCGGTGCTGCAAAACACCGCGCTGCGCCGCTGGCAGCCCGTCAGCATGGATCGCGGTCCGAACAGCTAG
- a CDS encoding ABC transporter substrate-binding protein yields the protein MKYEITRRDALALGASAAALAVTGASAQEASKVKAADVAAPSLPIEKGATLRMLRPVRFVQADEDVFRANAKRFTDKTGVEVKVDFVGWEDINQQTAVTSNSGAGPDIIIGFGDAPHIYIDKLIELTDVADYLDKRYGGWLTLARRYGMRSKSKSWVGLPFGASGGPLVYRKSLVNAAGFDKVPEDHAGILDLCKKLKAAGKPAGFALGNAVGDGNGFANWLLWSHNAALLDEEGNIIINSKETIAALKYLKELYPNFIAGTPSWNDVSNNRAYSSQEIGLTANGVSLYFSLKNDPATKAVAEDTQHQFLPKGLAPVSPMSGLTLNAMAFKHSPYPNAAKAFLQFMLEHEQYEPWLNANSGYWSQPLAAYADAAVWSGDPKVAIFKDTMKSPYYNGYKGPISTATGAVNADYVLVQMCASVATDAATPEAAAAEAEQRAKRYFRRQGR from the coding sequence ATGAAGTACGAGATCACGCGCCGCGACGCGCTGGCGCTGGGGGCGTCCGCAGCGGCACTGGCAGTCACTGGCGCTTCGGCGCAGGAAGCGTCAAAAGTCAAGGCTGCCGACGTGGCGGCGCCGTCGCTGCCGATCGAAAAGGGCGCGACCCTGCGCATGCTGCGGCCGGTGCGCTTCGTCCAGGCCGACGAGGACGTGTTCCGCGCCAATGCCAAGCGCTTCACCGACAAGACCGGCGTCGAGGTCAAGGTCGACTTCGTCGGCTGGGAAGACATCAACCAGCAGACCGCGGTGACCTCGAACTCCGGCGCCGGCCCCGACATCATCATCGGCTTCGGCGACGCGCCGCACATCTATATCGACAAGCTGATCGAGCTGACCGACGTCGCCGACTATCTCGACAAGCGCTATGGCGGATGGCTGACGCTGGCGCGCCGCTACGGCATGCGCTCGAAGTCGAAGAGCTGGGTCGGCCTGCCGTTTGGCGCCTCGGGCGGCCCGCTGGTCTACCGCAAGTCGCTGGTCAATGCGGCCGGCTTCGACAAGGTACCGGAAGACCATGCCGGCATCCTCGATCTCTGCAAGAAGCTGAAAGCGGCCGGCAAACCGGCCGGCTTTGCGCTCGGCAACGCGGTCGGCGACGGCAACGGCTTCGCCAACTGGCTGTTGTGGTCGCACAACGCCGCGCTGCTCGATGAGGAAGGCAATATCATCATCAACAGCAAGGAGACGATCGCCGCGCTGAAATATCTGAAGGAGCTCTATCCGAACTTCATCGCCGGCACGCCGTCCTGGAACGACGTCTCCAACAACCGCGCCTACTCGTCGCAGGAGATCGGCCTGACCGCCAACGGCGTCTCGCTGTACTTCTCGCTGAAGAACGATCCCGCGACCAAGGCGGTCGCCGAAGACACCCAGCATCAGTTCCTGCCCAAGGGGCTCGCACCGGTCTCCCCGATGTCGGGCCTGACGCTGAACGCGATGGCGTTCAAGCACAGCCCGTACCCCAACGCCGCGAAGGCGTTCCTGCAGTTCATGCTGGAGCACGAGCAGTACGAGCCGTGGCTCAACGCCAACTCCGGCTACTGGTCGCAGCCGCTGGCGGCCTATGCCGATGCAGCGGTGTGGTCGGGCGATCCCAAGGTCGCGATCTTCAAGGACACCATGAAGAGCCCCTATTACAACGGCTACAAGGGGCCGATCTCGACCGCGACCGGCGCCGTCAACGCCGACTATGTGCTGGTGCAGATGTGCGCCTCGGTGGCGACCGACGCTGCAACGCCGGAAGCCGCCGCCGCGGAAGCCGAGCAGCGCGCCAAGCGGTACTTCCGGCGGCAGGGCCGGTAA
- a CDS encoding carbohydrate ABC transporter permease translates to MSVTTLPSRGHALHQPGWVARLFDYKPFLIVMCLAPAIGLLLVFLTYPLGLGIWLAFTDTTIGQRGVYIGLENFQYLLKDPLWWNAVFYSVFYTAIATFGKFALGFWLALLLNNHFPLKSLIRAIVLLPWIVPTVLSALAFWWIYDPQFSIISYLLVDVLHLRSSNVDFLGSPWPARFSLIAANIWRGIPFVAISLLAGLQTISPSLYEAAMLDGATSWQRFRYITFPMMMPILAIVMTFSIIFTFTDFQLVYAITRGGPVNSTHLLATLAFQRGIAGGELGEGAAIAVSMIPFLVFATLFSYFGLARRKWQQGEAND, encoded by the coding sequence ATGTCTGTAACGACGCTACCTTCACGCGGACACGCGTTGCACCAGCCGGGCTGGGTCGCACGCCTGTTCGACTACAAGCCGTTCCTGATCGTGATGTGCCTTGCGCCCGCGATCGGCCTGCTATTGGTGTTCCTCACCTATCCGCTGGGCCTCGGCATCTGGCTCGCCTTCACCGACACCACGATCGGCCAGCGCGGCGTCTATATCGGACTAGAGAATTTCCAGTACCTGCTCAAGGATCCGCTGTGGTGGAACGCGGTGTTCTACTCGGTCTTCTACACCGCGATCGCAACCTTCGGGAAATTCGCGCTCGGCTTCTGGCTGGCGCTGCTGCTCAACAACCATTTCCCGCTCAAGAGCCTGATCCGCGCCATCGTGCTGCTGCCGTGGATCGTGCCGACGGTGCTGTCCGCGCTGGCGTTCTGGTGGATCTACGATCCGCAGTTCTCGATCATCTCCTATCTGCTGGTCGACGTGCTGCATCTGCGCTCCAGCAATGTCGACTTCCTCGGCTCGCCCTGGCCGGCGCGGTTCTCGCTGATCGCGGCCAATATCTGGCGCGGCATCCCGTTCGTCGCGATCTCGCTCCTGGCGGGGCTGCAGACCATCTCGCCTTCGCTCTATGAGGCCGCGATGCTCGACGGCGCCACCTCCTGGCAGCGCTTCCGTTACATCACCTTCCCGATGATGATGCCGATCCTGGCGATCGTGATGACGTTCTCGATCATCTTCACCTTCACCGATTTCCAGCTGGTCTACGCCATCACCCGCGGCGGCCCGGTCAACTCGACCCATTTGCTCGCGACGCTGGCGTTCCAGCGCGGCATCGCCGGCGGCGAGCTCGGCGAGGGTGCGGCGATCGCGGTGTCGATGATCCCGTTCCTCGTGTTCGCGACGTTGTTCAGCTACTTCGGCCTCGCGCGCCGCAAATGGCAGCAGGGAGAGGCCAATGACTGA
- a CDS encoding carbohydrate ABC transporter permease: protein MAWDSRARRVVMIYLPLACFILILLFPFYWMAITSFKPNAELLNYKEHNPFWITSPTLAHLKHLLFDTSYPRWLKTTMLVAIGSTFLSLFASTLAAYAIERLRFRGSPYVGLGIYLAYLVPPSILFIPLATVIVQFGLFDSPLALILVYPTFLVPFCTWLLIGYFKSIPYELEECALVDGATRLQILWRITLPLAVPGLISAGIFSFTLSWNEFIYALAFIQSGANKTVPVAILTELVTGDVYQWGALMAGSLLGSLPVALFYSLFVDYYVSSLTGAVKE from the coding sequence ATGGCGTGGGACTCCCGCGCCCGGCGCGTGGTGATGATCTACCTGCCGCTCGCCTGCTTCATCCTGATCCTGCTGTTCCCGTTCTACTGGATGGCGATCACCTCGTTCAAACCGAACGCGGAGCTCTTGAACTATAAGGAGCACAACCCGTTCTGGATCACCTCGCCGACGCTCGCGCATCTCAAGCATCTGTTGTTCGACACCTCGTATCCGCGCTGGCTGAAGACCACCATGCTGGTCGCGATCGGCTCGACCTTCCTGTCGCTGTTTGCGTCAACGCTCGCCGCCTACGCGATCGAGCGGCTGCGCTTCCGCGGCAGCCCCTATGTCGGCCTTGGCATCTACCTCGCCTATCTGGTGCCGCCGTCGATCCTGTTCATTCCGCTCGCCACCGTGATCGTGCAGTTCGGCCTGTTCGACTCGCCTTTGGCGCTGATCCTGGTCTATCCGACCTTCCTGGTGCCGTTCTGCACCTGGCTCCTGATCGGTTACTTCAAGTCGATCCCCTACGAGCTCGAGGAATGCGCGCTGGTCGACGGCGCGACGCGGCTGCAGATCCTGTGGCGGATCACGCTGCCGCTGGCGGTGCCCGGCCTGATCTCGGCCGGCATCTTCTCCTTCACGCTGTCCTGGAACGAGTTCATCTACGCGCTCGCCTTCATCCAGAGCGGCGCCAACAAGACGGTGCCGGTTGCGATCCTGACCGAGCTCGTCACCGGCGACGTCTACCAGTGGGGGGCGCTGATGGCGGGCTCGCTGCTCGGCTCGCTGCCGGTCGCGCTGTTTTATTCGCTGTTCGTCGACTACTACGTGTCGTCGCTGACGGGGGCGGTGAAGGAGTAG
- a CDS encoding TonB family protein has protein sequence MNVFALHDARDEVRLRRWGLSAAAILAAHAALLALGMTWVTAPPPGVTVPAVLIDLTPIASSPQISETELPPGPAMQEADAAPPEPVAAQAVHEEIAPTPLQEKPEVAAPPEQKQQVTPPKPEPTKVVPEQKPEPVKPKVVRREAKKPSEATPAPRTSAPSRAERQAPTASAISAGAAASAIAAYNARVRAHLLRFHSYPAGGNGQHGVVRLAFTLGRGGQVLSSHLGGSSGNPTFDARALAMIRQAQPFPAFPSEITQGSMGFSVPVAFVPR, from the coding sequence ATGAACGTCTTTGCCCTTCATGATGCGCGGGATGAAGTCCGGCTGCGGCGCTGGGGCCTGTCCGCGGCCGCGATCCTGGCCGCGCATGCCGCGCTGCTCGCGCTCGGCATGACCTGGGTCACGGCACCGCCGCCGGGCGTGACAGTGCCGGCCGTCTTGATCGACCTGACGCCGATCGCCTCTTCGCCCCAGATTTCAGAGACCGAACTGCCGCCGGGCCCCGCGATGCAGGAGGCCGATGCCGCGCCGCCGGAGCCGGTCGCTGCGCAGGCCGTGCACGAAGAGATCGCGCCGACCCCGCTGCAGGAGAAGCCCGAGGTCGCCGCGCCACCGGAGCAGAAGCAGCAGGTCACGCCGCCAAAACCCGAGCCCACCAAAGTCGTTCCGGAGCAGAAGCCCGAACCGGTCAAGCCGAAGGTGGTGCGCCGCGAGGCCAAGAAGCCGTCCGAGGCGACGCCGGCGCCGCGCACCAGCGCGCCGAGCCGTGCGGAGCGCCAGGCACCGACGGCGTCTGCAATCAGCGCCGGCGCGGCGGCATCGGCGATCGCGGCCTACAACGCCCGCGTCCGCGCGCATTTGCTGCGCTTCCACTCCTACCCGGCCGGCGGCAACGGCCAGCACGGCGTGGTCCGGCTGGCGTTCACGCTCGGCCGCGGCGGGCAGGTGCTGTCGAGCCATCTCGGCGGCTCCTCCGGCAATCCGACCTTCGACGCGCGGGCGCTGGCGATGATCCGCCAGGCCCAGCCGTTTCCGGCATTTCCGTCCGAGATCACGCAGGGCTCGATGGGTTTCAGCGTGCCGGTCGCGTTCGTGCCGCGGTAG
- the exbD gene encoding TonB system transport protein ExbD has translation MGVKLGSSGAFGGRRRGDDDLVEAHEINVTPFIDVMLVLLIIFMVAAPLATVDLGVDLPASTAEPQPRPDKPVFVTVKPDLSVAVGEDVIARDALTTTLDGATQGKKDERIFLRADKAVSYGDLMEVMNLLRNAGYLKIALVGLDGRS, from the coding sequence ATGGGCGTCAAGCTCGGCAGCAGTGGCGCGTTCGGTGGCCGGCGTCGCGGTGACGACGATCTGGTCGAGGCGCATGAGATCAACGTCACGCCGTTCATCGACGTGATGCTGGTGCTGCTGATCATCTTCATGGTGGCGGCGCCGCTTGCGACCGTCGATCTCGGCGTCGATCTGCCGGCCTCGACCGCCGAGCCGCAGCCGCGGCCGGACAAGCCGGTGTTCGTCACCGTGAAGCCCGATCTCTCGGTCGCCGTCGGTGAGGACGTGATCGCGCGCGATGCGCTGACCACCACGCTCGACGGCGCCACGCAAGGCAAGAAGGACGAGCGCATCTTCCTGCGCGCCGACAAGGCGGTCAGCTATGGCGACCTGATGGAGGTGATGAACCTGTTGCGCAACGCCGGCTATCTCAAGATCGCGCTGGTCGGCCTCGACGGGCGCAGCTGA
- the exbB gene encoding tonB-system energizer ExbB — protein sequence MVASSALGMSPGASLAASDAALLPRNLSPWGMFESADIVVKAVMIGLAFASLVTWTVWLAKTVEIRRKTELAKQRIGLLERDTQLAEVEQASRDGDDAVAQIVQSASREAALSSGMFDDGFKERIALRLERVEAAMSRQIARGTGVLATIGATAPFVGLFGTVWGIMNAFIGISEAHTTNLAVVAPGIAEALLATALGLVAAIPAVVIYNHLTRSIAAYRALLGDASVMVMLLISREGDRSLFRLARAAE from the coding sequence ATGGTGGCTTCCAGCGCGCTCGGCATGTCGCCGGGCGCGAGCCTTGCCGCATCCGACGCCGCGCTGTTGCCGCGCAACCTCTCGCCCTGGGGCATGTTCGAGAGCGCCGACATCGTCGTGAAGGCGGTGATGATTGGGCTCGCCTTCGCTTCGCTCGTCACCTGGACGGTCTGGCTCGCCAAGACCGTCGAGATCCGCCGCAAGACCGAGCTCGCGAAGCAGCGGATCGGCCTGCTCGAGCGCGATACCCAGCTTGCCGAGGTCGAGCAGGCGAGCCGCGACGGTGACGATGCGGTGGCGCAGATCGTCCAGTCGGCGTCGCGCGAGGCCGCGCTCTCCAGCGGCATGTTCGACGACGGCTTCAAGGAGCGCATCGCGCTACGGCTGGAGCGCGTCGAGGCGGCGATGTCGCGGCAGATCGCGCGCGGCACCGGCGTACTCGCCACCATCGGCGCCACCGCGCCGTTCGTCGGCCTGTTCGGCACGGTGTGGGGCATCATGAATGCCTTCATCGGCATCTCCGAGGCCCACACCACCAATCTCGCGGTGGTCGCGCCCGGCATCGCCGAGGCGCTGCTTGCGACCGCGCTCGGGCTGGTCGCGGCGATCCCGGCGGTCGTGATCTACAATCATCTGACCCGTTCGATCGCGGCCTACCGCGCGCTGCTCGGCGACGCCTCCGTCATGGTGATGCTTCTGATCAGCCGCGAGGGCGATCGCAGCCTGTTCCGCCTGGCGCGCGCTGCGGAGTAG
- the hutX gene encoding heme utilization cystosolic carrier protein HutX: MADNPGAVIEDVARERKVTPRAVLEALPESMVRIGAGEFAAAMQDIAEWGEVTLIVHTDDAIFEFTGAIPKGEVGRGYFNLMQPKGLHGHLRHERCSSIAFVERPFMGKVSAFIAFINLDGGIMFKVFVGRDEARALRGDQLARFHALADRLAPQAG; encoded by the coding sequence ATGGCCGACAATCCCGGCGCTGTCATCGAGGACGTCGCGCGCGAGCGCAAGGTGACGCCGCGCGCGGTACTCGAGGCGCTGCCCGAAAGCATGGTGCGGATCGGCGCCGGCGAATTCGCGGCCGCGATGCAGGACATCGCGGAGTGGGGCGAGGTGACGCTGATCGTGCACACCGATGACGCGATCTTCGAATTCACCGGCGCCATTCCGAAAGGCGAGGTCGGCCGCGGCTATTTCAACCTGATGCAGCCGAAGGGCCTGCACGGCCACCTCAGGCATGAGCGTTGTTCTTCGATCGCCTTCGTCGAGCGGCCCTTCATGGGCAAGGTGTCGGCCTTCATCGCCTTCATCAATCTCGACGGCGGCATCATGTTCAAGGTGTTCGTCGGCCGCGACGAGGCGCGCGCGCTGCGCGGCGATCAGCTGGCGCGCTTCCACGCGCTGGCGGACCGCCTCGCGCCGCAAGCGGGCTGA
- a CDS encoding antibiotic biosynthesis monooxygenase family protein, whose amino-acid sequence MFIAMNRFQVIKGKEQAFETVWKTRESYLGDLPGFIEFHLVKGSEAEDHTLYATHTVWASKAAFEDWTKSDAFRRAHSRAGNETGGSLYLGHPRFEGFEVLITERAKSPA is encoded by the coding sequence ATGTTCATCGCAATGAACCGGTTTCAGGTGATCAAGGGCAAGGAGCAGGCGTTCGAGACGGTCTGGAAGACCCGCGAATCCTATCTCGGCGATCTGCCCGGCTTCATCGAGTTTCATCTGGTGAAGGGATCCGAGGCCGAGGACCACACGCTCTATGCGACCCATACGGTGTGGGCCAGCAAGGCGGCGTTCGAGGACTGGACCAAATCGGATGCGTTCCGCCGCGCCCATTCCCGCGCCGGCAACGAGACCGGCGGCAGCCTCTATCTCGGCCATCCCAGGTTCGAGGGCTTTGAGGTGCTGATCACCGAGCGCGCAAAGAGCCCGGCGTAA